The Rhododendron vialii isolate Sample 1 chromosome 6a, ASM3025357v1 genome includes a window with the following:
- the LOC131330147 gene encoding phytosulfokines-like, with the protein MSKFAALFMVALLLSTALTYARPAPDLVKTQNQDAATESNEIDHEENCEGVERDECLMRRTLAAHLDYIYTQRHHNP; encoded by the exons atgtccaaatTCGCCGCCCTCTTCATGGTAGCCCTCCTCCTTTCCACCGCGCTAACCTACGCTCGTCCGGCGCCTGACTTGGTTAAAACCCAGAATCAG GATGCTGCAACTGAGAGTAATGAGATTGATCATGAAGAAAACTGCGAAGGAGTGGAGAGGGATGAGTGCTTGATGAGGAGGACTCTGGCGGCTCATCTTGATTATATATATACCCAGAGGCACCACAACCCAtga